A region of Trypanosoma brucei brucei TREU927 chromosome 1, complete sequence DNA encodes the following proteins:
- a CDS encoding variant surface glycoprotein (VSG), putative (GPI-Anchor Signal predicted for Tb927.1.05 by DGPI v2.04 with cleavage site probability 2.4940002 near 503): MLKTIIGTIVLLIPQPALSNSAADENRGPFTALCTLVNLAKQPPAQLQAPADIAATLETIAAINMTVADSTFMDKVDVNKDYATADQPFRDARPGWEKNYALFSKAKRKATGDEKAKFASWAAKKGIPNLKQQVIKLAEAAQKIGADAEAAASRLATGKVEELLNKALYGTAAPTDTSYKLATDTADNRAKLCSQKGGKGKSIPGKSLVHDLICLCARGPNSDASQGKACCGDCDGNLATEVAVNSDAKTQIDALTKACSKLGSPTELTRATLTGAVAALANQLQHKTATQSSENNVLGTMHSDGSAGCTGNAASNGGKCVVYKDGLTSSGDNAVQWLKHLQEAISEEARRHAASQKLQTLATQIKLLNITLAALEHGTTAQEHVAAEDKPKAADSTDKNKECNKAKDDKEKCNELKEKGCVFNETGEANKKCQFNETKASKNGVPVTQTQTAGSTEATAVNCGQHNEKTKCEEENKGKSSPVCGWRKGKEGEPEQDKEMCRSSSFLLNNKFALSMVSAAFMALLF; the protein is encoded by the coding sequence ATGCTGAAAACAATCATAGGCACCATTGTGTTGCTGATACCACAACCAGCACTGTCAAACTCTGCTGCCGACGAGAACCGAGGACCGTTCACCGCTCTGTGCACATTAGTCAACCTTGCAAAACAGCCGCCAGCCCAACTGCAAGCGCCGGCAGATATTGCAGCGACGCTGGAAACAATAGCAGCCATCAATATGACAGTCGCCGACAGCACTTTTATGGACAAAGTAGATGTCAACAAGGATTACGCCACAGCAGACCAGCCGTTCAGAGACGCAAGGCCCGGATGGGAAAAGAACTACGCCCTATTTagcaaagcaaagagaaaagCAACGGGCGACGAAAAAGCTAAGTTTGCCAGCTgggcagcaaaaaaaggcATACCAAACCTAAAACAGCAGGTCATAAAATTAGCAGAAGCGGCGCAAAAGATAGGGGCGGACGCGGAAGCGGCAGCAAGCCGACTAGCCACGGGCAAAGTGGAAGAATTACTAAACAAAGCATTGTACGGCACAGCAGCACCGACAGATACCTCATACAAGCTAGCAACCGACACGGCGGACAACAGAGCAAAGCTTTGCTCGCAAAAGGGAGGCAAAGGGAAAAGCATTCCCGGGAAGAGCCTGGTTCACGACCTAATTTGTCTCTGTGCCCGCGGGCCAAACTCAGACGCATCGCAAGGCAAGGCATGCTGCGGCGACTGCGACGGAAACCTAGCGACAGAAGTTGCTGTCAACAGCGACGCCAAAACGCAAATAGACGCGCTTACAAAGGCTTGCAGCAAGCTAGGCAGCCCAACGGAATTAACTCGAGCGACGCTAACCGGCGCAGTAGCGGCGTTAGCCAACCAACTGCAACACAAAACGGCAACGCAAAGCAGCGAAAACAATGTTCTCGGCACAATGCACAGCGACGGTAGCGCCGGATGCACAGGCAACGCCGCGAGCAACGGCGGTAAGTGCGTGGTCTACAAAGATGGGCTAACGAGCAGCGGAGACAACGCCGTACAGTGGCTTAAACATCTGCAAGAAGCAATCAGCGAAGAGGCGCGGCGCCACGCAGCCAGCCAGAAGCTGCAAACTCTCGCCACGCAAATAAAGTTGCTAAATATAACTCTTGCAGCCTTAGAACACGGAACAACAGCACAGGAACATGTCGCAGCTGAAGACAAACCTAAAGCAGCTgactcaacagacaaaaataaagagtgCAATAAAGCCAAGgatgacaaagaaaaatgtaatgagttaaaggaaaaagggtgTGTTTTCAACGAAACAggagaagcaaataaaaagtgccaattcaatgaaacaaaagccTCAAAAAATGGTGTCCCTGTAACACAAACTCAAACTGCAGGATCAACTGAAGCAACTGCTGTAAACTGTGGTCAACATAATGAAAAAACTaaatgtgaagaagaaaacaagggaaAATCTAGTCCTGTTTGTGgctggaggaagggaaaagagggtgAACCCGAGCAAGATAAAGAAATGTGCCgctcttccagttttctcctAAACAACAAATTCGCCCTCAGcatggtttctgctgcttttatggCCTTGCTTTTCTAA